A genomic window from Fusarium verticillioides 7600 chromosome 5, whole genome shotgun sequence includes:
- a CDS encoding DNA-directed RNA polymerase III subunit RPC1, with protein MAVATSADSPVKQQLVDKLPKRFKGIKFGIQSNQDIANQAVLEVSDRLLYDIENNRAPYRHGPLDSRLGTSSKQGRCSTCQESLKDCNGHFGHVRLPLPAFHVGYLRFIMSILQEICKDCGRVLLEEPERQQFLKELRRPFLDNLRRTQICKKINEQCRKIKTCPYCGSLNGQIRKIGVLKLAHDKFVAYNKSTAVKKVPPESKIKFDNSFNEAKRENPELDKHLRKAMEDLNPLRVLNLFKMISPTDCELLGLDPAEGRPEMFIWQFLPAPPVCIRPSVAQDNASNEDDITTKLADIVWVSGMIRSALQKGSPVQTIMEQWEYLQTQIAMYVNSDVPGLQQPGFGKATRGFCQRLKGKQGRFRGNLSGKRVDFSGRTVISPDPNLGIDQVAVPQLVAKNLTYPERVQRHNLEKLRQCVKNGPDIWPGAQRVIKSDEGGYLQSLKFGNREYIARDLKFGDIVERHLEDNDIVLFNRQPSLHKLSIMSHLAKVRPWRTFRLNECVCGPYNADFDGDEMNLHVPQTEEARAEAINLMGIKHNLATPKNGEPVIAATQDFITAAFLLSSKDRFFDRKTFTYLCMHMMDGKTHLDMPPPAIIAPQSLWTGKQLFSMLMRPNKDSPVKVNLDAKCRAYKARPGQCPDMDPNDGWLVVRNSEVMCGRMDKSTVGTGKKDSIFYVILRDFGPDEAVIAMNRLAKLCARQLTNRGFSIGVGDVFPTESLNKEKEKLVAVAYKQCDDLIETFKAGKLEKAAGCNQEQTLENSMSGILSKVRQQAGSYCVDTLSRNNAPLIMAKSGSKGSDINVAQMVALVGQQIIGGSRVADGFQDRTLPHFHKNARQPPSKGFVKNSFYTGLFPTEFIFHAMSGREGLVDTAVKTAETGYMSRRLMKSLEDLSTQYDDTVRTSGGGIVQFQFGADKLDPVDMEGSAEPVHFQRTWTHAESLTVDNSETSMTPEEIRSFCDRVLETERRRYVRHGLLHNEILDYGDTSDYGIDEHEGARGFLKAIERHVEGLASKLETVRKLAGFKDGAMVRSTAQDHADRTAKVTLSTLRLFIKMCLEKYKKAHVEPGHAVGAVGAHSIGEPGTQMTLKTFHFAGVAGMSITQGVPRIKEIINASKAISTPVITCPLENNEQIEAARVVKGRIEKTYISDVLRFVEDEWRTTEGNVVLQIDSAALSDMHLGIGPYDIAEAICKQRKLKVQRDDLSIDGERIIVRVRDVTDPATKRTTARSKAAAAETGDMLLRANFLRRSLPNVPISGYPEATRAIIQTSEQSTHTVLVEGYGLRECMTTEGVIGTKARTNNVMECRDVLGIEAARTTIADEIGEVMGDMGIDPRHMQLLADVMTYKGEVLGITRFGLSKMRDSVLQLASFEKTPDHLFEAAAGMKTDQIEGVSECIIMGQTMSVGTGAFQVVRRLGIREGDIKQKPTLFEDAWTEETALKRKARRKA; from the exons ATGGCGGTCGCCACATCTGCTGACAGTCCCGTCAAGCAGCAGCTCGTGGATAAGCTGCCAAAGCGGTTCAAGGGCATCAAGTTTGGTATCCA GTCCAATCAAGATATTGCCAACCAAGCTGTTCTCGAAGTTTCCGACCGTTTGCTCTACGACATTGAGAATAACCGCGCTCCATATCGCCATGGCCCTCTGGACTCTCGACTG GGCACATCGAGTAAACAAGGAAGATGTTCGACTTGCCAAGAATCTCTGAAGGATTGCAATGGGCATTTTGGTCATGTCCGTCTTCCTTTACCTGCCTTCCATGTGGGCTATCTTCGCTTTATTATGTCAATTCTCCAGGAAATTTGCAAG GACTGCGGCCGAGTCTTGCTCGAAGAGCCCGAGCGACAACAGTTTCTCAAGGAACTGAGACGACCGTTTTTGGATAACTTGCGACGAACCCAGATATGCAAAAAGATCAACGAGCAGTGCCGGAAGATCAAGACATGCCCTTACTGTGGCTCTCTAAATGGTCAAATTCGGAAGATCGGtgttctcaagcttgctcACGACAAGTTTGTTGCTTACAATAAATCAACTGCTGTAAAGAAAGTCCCGCCAGAGAGTAAGATCAAATTCGACAACTCCTTCAACGAGGCAAAACGCGAGAACCCAGAGCTGGACAAACACCTTAGGAAGGCTATGGAGGACCTAAACCCCCTCAgagttctcaatctcttcaagatgatcagTCCTACCGACTGCGAGCTTCTCGGTCTGGATCCTGCAGAAGGACGGCCAGAGATGTTTATCTGGCAATTCCTGCCCGCTCCTCCTGTTTGTATCAGACCATCCGTCGCTCAAGACAACGCGAGCAACGAGGACGACATCACGACCAAACTAGCTGATATCGTATGGGTTAGCGGTATGATTCGGTCTGCTCTGCAGAAAGGATCTCCAGTACAAACCATCATGGAACAGTGGGAGTATCTACAGACTCAGATCGCCATGTATGTCAATAGTGATGTTCCTGGCCTTCAACAGCCCGGGTTTGGTAAAGCCACGAGAGGTTTCTGCCAGCGTCTGAAGGGCAAACAAGGTCGCTTCCGTGGCAACCTTTCTGGAAAGCGTGTTGACTTTTCAGGAAGAACCGTCATCTCCCCCGACCCTAACCTTGGTATTGACCAAGTTGCTGTGCCACAACTAGTTGCGAAGAACCTGACCTACCCAGAAAGGGTTCAGCGACacaacctcgagaagcttcgCCAATGTGTCAAAAATGGACCAGACATTTGGCCAGGAGCTCAGCGGGTCATCAAGTCAGATGAAGGTGGCTACTTACAATCTCTTAAATTCGGCAACAGAGAGTACATAGCTCGAGACCTCAAGTTTGGCGACATTGTTGAACGGCACCTCGAGGATAACGACATTGTTCTCTTTAATCGTCAGCCTTCTCTGCACAAGCTAAGTATCATGAGCCATCTCGCCAAAGTTCGCCCCTGGAGAACCTTTAGGTTGAACGAATGTGTTTGTGGACCTTATAATGCCGACTTCGACGGCGATGAAATGAACCTTCATGTGCCACAGACAGAGGAGGCTCGTGCTGAGGCCATCAATCTGATGGGCATAAAGCACAACCTAGCCACCCCAAAGAATGGCGAACCCGTCATTGCTGCTACTCAGGACTTTATCACAGCAGCTTTCCTGCTCAGTAGCAAAGACCGGTTTTTTGACCGCAAGACCTTTACCTATCTCTGTATGCACATGATGGATGGGAAGACACACCTGGACATGCCACCTCCAGCCATTATTGCACCTCAATCGCTCTGGACAGGCAAACAACTCTTTAGTATGCTCATGAGACCCAACAAGGACTCACCTGTCAAGGTTAATCTTGACGCAAAATGCAGAGCTTACAAAGCGCGACCTGGCCAATGCCCCGATATGGACCCCAACGACGGATGGCTTGTTGTCCGCAACTCGGAAGTCATGTGTGGTCGCATGGACAAGTCTACTGTCGGAACTGGCAAGAAAGATTCAATCTTTTACGTGATTCTCCGTGATTTTGGACCAGACGAAGCTGTCATTGCCATGAACAGGCTGGCTAAACTATGTGCGCGGCAACTCACAAACCGAGGATTCTCGATTGGCGTGGGAGATGTTTTCCCGACGGAATCACTaaacaaagagaaggagaaacttgttgctgttgcctATAAACAGTGCGATGACCTGATCGAAACATTCAAGGCAGGAAAGCTTGAGAAAGCTGCCGGCTGTAACCAGGAACAGACGCTCGAAAACTCCATGTCCGGTATTCTCAGCAAGGTTCGACAGCAAGCAGGTTCTTATTGTGTCGACACATTGAGCCGTAACAACGCCCCCCTTATCATGGCCAAATCCGGATCGAAAGGTTCAGATATCAACGTGGCGCAGATGGTTGCTCTTGTTGGGCAACAGATTATAGGCGGTTCACGTGTTGCGGATGGTTTCCAGGACCGAACGCTTCCGCATTTCCATAAGAACGCTCGACAACCCCCGTCGAAAGGATTCGTCAAGAACAGTTTCTACACCGGCCTATTCCCCACCGAATTCATCTTCCACGCCATGTCAGGCCGTGAGGGATTAGTCGACACGGCTGTCAAGACCGCCGAGACTGGTTATATGTCTCGGCGATTAATGAAATCGCTCGAAGATTTGTCTACTCAATACGACGATACTGTCCGGACGTCCGGAGGCGGGATTGTTCAGTTTCAGTTTGGTGCAGACAAGCTTGACCCTGTGGATATGGAGGGCTCGGCAGAGCCAGTTCATTTCCAACGGACATGGACCCATGCGGAGAGTTTGACAGTGGATAACAGCGAGACCTCTATGACACCAGAGGAGATTCGATCCTTTTGCGATAGAGTGCTGGAAACTGAACGGCGGCGTTATGTCAGGCACGGGTTACTGCATAATGAGATTTTGGATTACGGAGATACGAGTGATTATGGTATCGATGAGCATGAGGGTGCTCGAGGATTCCTCAAAGCGATTGAACGACATGTGGAAGGGCTGGCGTCAAAATTGGAGACCGTACGAAAGTTGGCTGGATTCAAAGATGGTGCCATGGTAAGGTCGACTGCTCAAGATCACGCGGACCGAACTGCCAAGGTGACGCTGTCAACTCTtcggctcttcatcaagatgTGCCTGGAAAAGTACAAGAAGGCGCATGTTGAACCCGGACACGCTGTTGGAGCTGTTGGAGCCCATTCAATTGGTGAGCCGGGCACCCAAATGACACTCAAAACATTCCACTTTGCTGGTGTCGCAGGTATGAGTATCACGCAAGGTGTTCCCCGAATCAAGGAAATCATCAACGCGTCAAAGGCAATTAGCACACCTGTCATCACATGTCCTCTCGAAAACAACGAGCAAATCGAGGCAGCTCGAGTTGTGAAGGGACGAATCGAGAAAACCTACATCTCGGATGTTCTGCggtttgttgaagatgaatggCGCACTACAGAAGGCAACGTTGTTCTACAAATTGACTCCGCCGCTCTTTCAGATATGCACCTTGGCATTGGCCCCTACGATATTGCTGAGGCTATTTGCAAGCAGCGCAAACTCAAGGTGCAAAGAGATGACCTATCGATCGATGGGGAGCGTATTATCGTTCGCGTACGGGACGTGACCGATCcggcgacgaagaggacTACGGCTCGCAGCAAAGCTGCCGCCGCTGAGACTGGAGACATGCTGTTGAGGGCCAACTTCTTGCGCCGCTCACTTCCCAATGTCCCCATCTCAGGTTATCCTGAAGCCACGAGAGCAATCATTCAAACATCGGAACAGAGCACTCATACTGTGCTTGTTGAAGGCTACGGTCTCCGGGAATGTATGACGACAGAGGGTGTTATTGGCACAAAAGCCCGTACCAACAATGTCATGGAGTGTCGGGATGTACTTGGTATCGAAGCAGCCAGAACCACCATTGCTGACGAGATTGGTGAGGTGATGGGGGATATGGGCATCGATCCGCGACACATGCAACTTCTTGCCGACGTTATGACCTACAAAGGTGAAGTTCTCGGCATCACTCGTTTCGGGCTGTCCAAGATGCGCGATAGCGTTCTACAGTTGGCTTCGTTCGAGAAGACCCCGGATCATCTCtttgaagctgcagctggCATGAAGACCGATCAAATTGAGGGTGTCAGTGAGTGTATCATCATGGGACAAACAATGTCGGTCGGCACTGGTGCATTCCAAGTTGTTCGTCGCTTAGGTATAAGGGAGGGAGATATCAAGCAGAAACCGACGCTGTTTGAGGATGCGTGGACAGAGGAGACGGCACTTAAGCGCAAGGCTCGCCGAAAGGCCTGA
- a CDS encoding ribosome biogenesis protein ERB1, whose amino-acid sequence MAPTLASRKRKVLAEPAPVEDELAGLELDGVLSQSEDGSDFEESDLEDGLDGQDTNEHDDDEDEENDDDDTYSEDASSDVDDNFVAPPPLDADNSEPNYRVVKDANGGERYEYAEVDPVYDSDDSDAQGPNNTIGNIPLSFYDSYPHIGYDINGKKIMRPATGEALDALLDSIEIPKGWTGLTDPETGKPLDLTQDQLELLKRLQMNEVPNEDYDPYPDMVPYFTSIEEKMPLSAAPEPKRRFVPSKHEAKRVAKLVRAIKEGRILPYKPPEERQREQEEKEESYYDVWANEEPQDPHVMNIPAPKLAPPGYDLSYNPPPEYLPTEEEKEAWKNQDPEERGKEYLPAKFDSLRKVPGYGEFVKERFDRCLDLYLAPRIRKNRLNIDPNSLLPKLPRPEDLKPFPTLNQTIFRGHDGRVRSVSFSPDGEFVASGGDDGTVRVWALNGHQEWMAKLSSEEPVNIVRWRPNKETFILAAAAGEDLFFMIPSVASDAVEKASRDVLDAGFGYATNGAQPTTVNGVKKEPPAKWSRPGAKLEAAGVLLMATVRSTIKVISWHRRGEFISTVSPTGQRSSVAIHTLSKHLSQIPFRKLPGLAQTAQFHPSRPLFFVATQRMIRCYDLQRQELVKVVQPGARWISSFDIHPGGDNLIVGSYDRRLLWHDLDLSSRPYKTMRFHPEAIRAVKFHRSLPLFADASDDGTLQIFHGKVVSDLMENATIVPVKMLKGHKVINKLGVLDVDWHPKHPWCLSAGADGTCRLWA is encoded by the exons ATGGCACCAACATTGGCATCACGCAAGCGAAAGGTTCTCGCAGAACCTGCTCCCGTCGAAGACGAGCTCGCTGGCTTGGAATTGGACGGCGTCTTGTCACAAAGCGAAGATGGATCTGACTTTGAGGAAAGcgatcttgaggatggaCTCGACGGCCAAGACACGAATGAGcacgacgatgatgaagatgaagagaacgacgacgatgatacGTACAGTGAAGACGCCTCATCCGACGTAGACGACAACTTCGTGGCCCCTCCACCACTCGACGCTGATAATTCGGAACCAAACTATCGCGtcgtcaaggatgccaacGGCGGGGAGCGCTATGAGTATGCTGAGGTTGATCCTGTCTATGACAGTGACGATTCAGATGCCCAAGGCCCAAACAACACAATTGGAAATATTCCCCTCTCTTTCTACGACTCCTACCCCCACATCGGATACgacatcaatggcaagaagATTATGCGCCCAGCCACTGGGGAGGCTCTCGATGCTCTCCTCGACAGTATTGAGATTCCCAAGGGCTGGACTGGCTTGACAGATCCTGAAACTGGGAAGCCTTTGGACTTGACCCAGGACCAGCTTGAACTTCTTAAGCGACTACAAATGAACGAGGTCCCCAATGAGGATTACGATCCTTACCCC GATATGGTGCCATACTTCACCAGtattgaggagaagatgcctCTGAGCGCTGCGCCAGAACCGAAGCGGCGATTTGTTCCCTCTAAGCATGAAGCCAAGCGtgttgccaagcttgtcCGGGCCATCAAAGAGGGCCGTATTCTACCCTACAAGCCTCCCGAGGAGCGAcaacgagaacaagaggagaaggaagagtctTACTACGATGTATGGGCAAACGAGGAGCCTCAAGACCCCCATGTAATGAACATCCCAGCTCCCAAGCTTGCTCCTCCAGGATACGACCTTAGCTACAACCCACCACCCGAGTACTTGCCgaccgaggaggaaaaggaagcCTGGAAGAACCAAGATCCCGAGGAGAGAGGAAAGGAGTACTTACCTGCCAAATTTGACTCGCTGCGCAAGGTTCCTGGTTATGGCGAGTTCGTCAAGGAACGATTCGATCGCTGTCTGGATCTTTATCTCGCCCCACGAATCAGGAAGAACAGGCTCAACATCGACCCCAACTCTCTTCTGCCTAAGCTTCCCCGGCCAGAAGACCTTAAGCCGTTCCCCACCCTCAACCAGACCATCTTccgtggccatgatggtcgAGTTCGTTCGGTATCGTTCAGTCCAGATGGTGAATTCGTGGCCTCAGGGGGTGATGATGGTACAGTCCGTGTCTGGGCTCTCAACGGCCACCAAGAATGGATGGCAAAGCTTAGTAGCGAGGAGCCAGTCAATATTGTGCGATGGCGGCCCAATAAGGAGACCTTTATTCTGGCAGCTGCGGCTGGAGAGGATCTCTTTTTCATGATCCCCTCGGTAGCCagtgatgctgttgagaaggccagTCGCGATGTTCTCGACGCTGGCTTCGGCTACGCTACTAATGGAGCACAGCCCACTACAGTCAATGGTGTGAAGAAAGAACCTCCTGCCAAGTGGTCACGACCTGGGGCCAAGCTGGAAGCTGCCGGTGTGCTCCTCATGGCTACTGTTAGGTCAACGATCAAGGTCATCAGCTGGCACAGGCGAGGCGAGTTCATCTCCACTGTCTCACCAACCGGACAAAGGAGCTCAGTCGCCATCCACACGCTCTCCAAGCATCTCAGTCAAATTCCTTTCCGAAAGCTGCCTGGTCTTGCCCAGACGGCTCAGTTCCATCCTTCGAGGCCACTGTTCTTTGTTGCTACTCAGCGAATGATCAGGTGCTACGATCTTCAGCGCCAggaacttgtcaaggttgtccAACCTGGTGCCCGATGGATCTCTTCATTTGATATTCACCCTGGTGGAGATAATCTTATTGTTGGCTCATACGATCGAAGACTTCTGTGGCATGATCTTGATCTGTCGTCCCGCCCTTACAAGACGATGCGATTTCACCCTGAAGCAATCCGCGCTGTCAAATTCCACCGCAGCCTGCCACTCTTCGCTGATGCCAGTGACGACGGAACATTACAGATCTTCCATGGCAAGGTCGTGAGCGATCTTATGGAGAACGCGACTATTGTCCctgtcaagatgctcaagggCCATAAAGTAATCAACAAGCTGGGCGTCCTTGACGTGGACTGGCACCCGAAGCACCCCTGGTGTCTCAGCGCTGGTGCAGATGGAACCTGCAGGCTCTGGGCATGA
- a CDS encoding 26S protease regulatory subunit 6A has translation MSTLEELDDLDRRDKEEKKRDGDDKKEKKPTDGDADMQDAEEEEEEDDDILDDEILGLSTQDIQTRKRLLENDSRIMKSEFSRLSHEKAAMGEKIKENQDKIANNRQLPYLVGNVVELLDLDPTAESSEEGANIDLDATRVGKSAVIKTSTRQTIFLPLIGLVDADNLKPGDLIGVNKDSYLILDTLPAEYDSRVKAMEVDEKPTEQYTDVGGLDKQIEELVEAIVWPMKEAERFKKIGIKAPKGALMYGPPGTGKTLLARACAAQTDATFLKLAGPQLVQMFIGDGAKLVRDCFALAKEKAPAIIFIDELDAVGTKRFDSEKSGDREVQRTMLELLNQLDGFASDDRIKVLAATNRVDVLDPALLRSGRLDRKIEFPLPNEEARAQILKIHSRKMKVDPGVNWGELARSTDEFGGAMLKAVCVEAGMIALRSGKNKIGHEHYVDAIAEVQAKKKDTVNFYA, from the exons ATGTCGActctcgaggagctcgatgatctcgaccgCCgagacaaggaggagaagaagagagatggcgacgacaagaaagagaagaagcctaCTGATGGCGACGCCGACatgcaagatgcagaggaggaggaggaggaggacgacgacatccttgacgatgagatcCTGGGGCTGAGCACACAAGACATTCAAACCCGCAAACGCTTGCTAGAGAACGATTCTCGCATCATGAAGAGCGAGTTCTCGCGGTTATCACACGAGAAGGCCGCCAtgggcgagaagatcaaagaGAACCAGGACAAGATTGCTAACAACAG ACAACTCCCGTACCTCGTCGGCAACGTCGTTGAGCTGCTTGACCTGGACCCTACGGCCGAATCATCAGAAGAGGGTGCCAACATTGACCTGGATGCCACTCGAGTTGGAAAATCAGCTGTCATCAAGACGTCCACACGACAAACAATCTTTCTCCCTTTGATTGGCCTGGTCGATGCCGATAACTTGAAGCCTGGCGACCTCATTGGTGTGAACAAGGATTCGTATCTTATTCTCGATACGCTTCCGGCCGAGTACGACAGCCGCgtcaaggctatggaggTGGATGAGAAGCCCACAGAACAGTACACTGATGTTGGTGGACTGGATAAGCAGattgaagagttggtggaagCAATCGTGTGGCCCatgaaggaggctgagcgTTTCAAGAAGATTGGCATCAAGGCCCCAAAAG GTGCACTGATGTATGGCCCCCCAGGTACAGGCAAGACTTTACTAGCACGAGCCTGTGCAGCACAGACGGACGCTACATTCTTGAAGCTGGCAGGTCCCCAACTGGTCCAGATGTTCATTGGTGATGGCGCCAAGCTCGTACGGGACTGCTTTGCGCTGGCTAAGGAAAAGGCTCCTGCGATTATTTTCATCGACGAGTTGGATGCGGTTGGTACCAAGCGCTTCGACAGCGAGAAGAGCGGCGACCGTGAAGTACAGCGAACCATGTTGGAGCTACTGAACCAGCTCGACGGTTTCGCCTCTGACGACCGAATCAAGGTGTTGGCTGCAACAAACCGagtcgatgttcttgatcctGCGCTTCTACGATCTGGCCGCCTCGATCGCAAGATTGAGTTCCCCCTGCCAAATGAGGAGGCCCGCGCTCAAATCTTGAAGATCCATTCCCgcaagatgaaggttgaCCCCGGTGTCAATTGGGGTGAGTTGGCCCGAAGCACGGATGAGTTTGGAGGTGCTATGTTGAAGGCTGTTTGTGTGGAGGCTGGTATGATTGCTTTGCGATCAggcaagaacaagattggCCACGAGCATTACGTTGATGCCATTGCTGAGGtgcaggccaagaagaaggat ACCGTCAACTTCTACGCTTAA